CCGTCTTGCGCGGGCTGGCGGACACGGCGCCACGCCCGCCGGCCGACTGGGCGCGGCTCGGCCAGGGGCTGGCGCGCCTGGCGGAGGCGGCGCGACAGGCGGCCGCGGCGGCGGAGGCGGGTGCATGGGCCCGGGCGGCCGAGGAGGGGCGCCGGGCGGAGACGACGGGAGCGGGGGAGGAGGCCGCGCCGGAAGCGGTGGCCGCGGGGGAAGAGGGGACGATGGCAGGGCCTTCGGCCGCGGAGCCGGAGCCGGTGGCCCCTCCCGCCCCGGAGGACGGCGCCTCCGCGGAGGAGAAGCCCCGGGGGGACGAGAACCTCCTCCGGAGCCGCCGGGCGCGGGTGAGCGTGGGGCGGGCGCGGGGGGACCAGCCGCCTCCGGAGGCGGGGCGCGCCGTCCAGGTGGTCCGCTACCGGCGCCCGGGCGGGTGAGGCTGAGCCGTCGGCCGGCGTGACCGGCCCGGGGCGAAGGGTGGAGGGCGGCGTGGCCTTCGAGAGCCCGCTGGAGAGCCCGGAGATGGATCGCCTCTTCGAGGCGGTCCTCAGCCTGCGCGACCGGGAGGACTGCTATCGCTTCTTCGCCGATCTCTGCACGGTGGGCGAGCTCCGCGCCATGGCCCAGCGCTTCCGGGTGGCGGAGCTGCTGGCGGAGGGCCGGACGTACGAGGAGATCGAGCGCCGAACGGGCATGAGCCCCGCCACCATCGCCCGCGTCAACCGCTTCCTCCAGTACGGGAACGACGGCTACCGGCGGGTGATCCGGAGGCTACGCGCCGAGCGGGAGCCGGGCCAGGGGCCGGGCGACGCGTAGGCGGAGCGCCGGCCGAGCCCCGTCCCGTTCCTCAGCTTCCGTGGCGCCTCTCGTAGTACAAGGCCCGCCTGGGCCACATCGCCAGGATGGCCCCGGCGGCCTCGGGGTCCGGGTCGACGCTGCGGGCGACCGCGCGGGCGCCGGCCGCCAGGTGGCGCCAGCGCTCCGCCAGCGGGACTGCCGGTACTCGCCGTACAGCCCCCAGAGCATCTTCACGTTGTGGAGGACCTCGAAGGGGCCGGACGTCTCCAGCGCGATCTCCATCAGCCGGACGACCAGAGCCTCCGCGTCGCCGCCCTGCAGCAGGTAGCTGCGGGCCGCGGAGGCGGCCTCGAGGCCGGAGGCGTCCGAGAGCACGGAGGCGGTCACCTCCTCCAGGGTCGTCGAGGGGCCGCCGATCGGCTCGGGCAGACCGGCCCAGCTGTCGCGCACCGCCTTCTGGCGGCGGGTTCGCTGGCTGCTCAGGCCGACCAGCCGCGCCAGGCGCCGGAGCTCCTCCGGCGCGCGCGCCTCCCGGAGCAGGTCGAGGACGGAGTGGAGGCCGGTCACCGCGTGGGCGTCCCAGCCCGACCGGAGCAGCATGGTGGAGCCGGCCAGGGCCAGCGCCTCCAGCAGGGTGGCGTCGGCGAGCCCGCCGCGCACCGCCTCCAGCAGGAGCGCGACTTCCTCCCTGTAGGCGCATGCGACGAGGCGATCGGTCAGGTCCAAGGGCGCTCTCTCGTCCAGCGGCCCTTCGCGGGGCGGGTCCCCGAGGCCGTCCGCCAGCTCCAGCGCCTGCTCAGCCGCGCAGGTGTCGGGCCGGCTGGCGAGGTACTGCACGGCCGAGCGGAGGAGCGGCTCGGCATACCGCCAGCCGTCCGTCTCGTCCATGAGCTGGACGGCGCGGTGGACGATGAGCAGCCGGTGCTCGTTCTCCGCGTACTGCCGCAGCGCCGCCTCGATCAGGGGCCAGCGGACGCCCGGGCCCAGCCTGCGCACGAGGCCGACCAGCCGGTGTTCGGCGAGGAAGGCCTGCTCCCCGGACTCCAGCGCCTGGCGGAAGCGCTCCAGCGCGAGAGCCGGTTCGGTCCTCCCGGCCGGGAGTCGCGCGGGCGCCACAGATGCCGAAGGCCTGGCGGCCCGGTCGGCCTGCAGCCCCGTCGTGTTGACACTGCCACTTGCCGGCGTTAGAGTCGACTCCAGGTTCATCACTTTGTCGTGATAAAGCAGTGAAGCGAGGGGCGCTGGCATGTCGGCTCCGACTTGGCTGGACGGCGGCGCCGGTTCCGCCGTCCTCCGTCATCGCATCGAGCGGACCGTCCTGGACGTCCTGGCCCGGTGGGGGTACCGCGGGGTGGAGACGCCGCTGCTCGAGGCGGTGGAGGAGAGCCTCGGCCCCGCGGCGGGCGAGGCGGGTCACCTGGGCGAGGAGGAGCGGTGGTTCGGGGCGGTCCGCCTGATGGACGGGGGAGGGCGCTCCTGGCGCCTCCGCTACGACGCCACCACGGCGCTCCTGCGGCGCGCCTCCGGCCTGCCCGGCTCCGGCGCGGGTCTCCGCCTTGCCTACGCCACCGCCGTGGTGCGGCGGGACGAGGAGGGCGAGCCGGTTGCTCTCGGGCAGGCGGGCGCCGAGTACCTGGGCGCCCCGGCTCCGCTGGGCGACGCGGAGGCGGTGGGAGCGGCCGTCGACGTGCTGCGGGCCCTGGGGCTGGGGCCCGCCCGCGTCGCCCTGGGCGATACGGCGCTGGTCGAGGAGCTGGAGCGGGCGGCGGGGCTGCCGGGGTCGGGCGAGGCGGGCGTGGCCACGCTCCTGGAGGCGCTGCGCGGCGGCGACCAGGTGCGCGCGGCCCGCCTCGACCGCGCCGGACTGGCCGGGTTGGGCGGCGGCCTGGCGCGGGCGCGTGAGCGGCTGCTGGCGGTGGGCGACGGAGGCGGGGAGCGCGACCGCTTCCTCGCGCTCCTGGAGCACCTGGCGGCGCTGGGACTGGGCGAGGCGCTGGAGGTGGACCTGCAGCTGGTGGGCCGCTGGCCGTACTACGAGGGGCCGGTCTTCGAGCTGACCGTCCCCGCCCAGGGGCAGCCGCTGGGCTACGGCGGCCGCTACCGGCTTCCCGGCGGCGGGCTGGGGGGCGTCGGTTTCGCGCTGGACGTCGACCGCCTGGCGGCGCTTCTCAGCGGCCTCGCTCCCCGTCCCGAGGAAGCCTCCCCCGACGTGGTCGCCTTCCCCGCCGGGGCCCCGCCGGCGGCGGTCTGGCCGCGCCTGGCCGCGCTCCGGCGCGCGGGCTACGCGGTGGCGTTGGCGCCCGACGAGGTGACCGCCTTCCGCTGGGCGCGGGAGGCGGCGGAGGCCGGCGCCTCTCCCCGGCTCCTCCGTCTCGAGGCGGGCGGCGAGCGCTGGCTCGGCCGCCCGACGGCCGGCGAGGCGGAGCGGGGCGGGGCGCAAGGGGAGGCCGCCGGGGAGGGGGCGGGTGCATGGTCGCCGCGGCACTGAGCGCGGGCGGGCCGCAGGCGGGCGAAGCGCTCCTCACGCTGGCGCTCCCCAAGGGTCGCCTGGCGGAGGAGGCGGCCGGCGCCCTGCGCGCCGGCGGCCTGGCGGTACCCGAAGGGACGGGAGAGCAGGAGCTGGTCCGGCTCCTGCCCGGCTCCGCCTTCGGCCGGGACCTGCGCCTGCTCTGGGTGCGGCCCTCCGACGTGCCCAGCTACGTCCGCGAGGGCGCGGCCGACGCCGGCATCACCGGCAAGGACGCGCTGGTCGAGGAGCCGCAGGGCGTCCTGGAGCGCCTGGACCTGGGCTTCGGGCGCTGCCGCATGGTGGTGGCCGTCCGCCGCGCGGAGGCCGGCCGCTGGCCGGAACTCCTGGAGGAGGCGGCGGCCGGACTGACCGTCGCCACCAAGTACCCGCGCCTGGCGCGGCGGCACTTCCTGGAGCGCCACGGGCTGAGGCCGCGGGTCCTGGAGTTGCGCGGCTCGGTGGAGGTGGCGGCCACGGTGGGCAT
This window of the Bacillota bacterium genome carries:
- a CDS encoding ATP phosphoribosyltransferase regulatory subunit, coding for MSAPTWLDGGAGSAVLRHRIERTVLDVLARWGYRGVETPLLEAVEESLGPAAGEAGHLGEEERWFGAVRLMDGGGRSWRLRYDATTALLRRASGLPGSGAGLRLAYATAVVRRDEEGEPVALGQAGAEYLGAPAPLGDAEAVGAAVDVLRALGLGPARVALGDTALVEELERAAGLPGSGEAGVATLLEALRGGDQVRAARLDRAGLAGLGGGLARARERLLAVGDGGGERDRFLALLEHLAALGLGEALEVDLQLVGRWPYYEGPVFELTVPAQGQPLGYGGRYRLPGGGLGGVGFALDVDRLAALLSGLAPRPEEASPDVVAFPAGAPPAAVWPRLAALRRAGYAVALAPDEVTAFRWAREAAEAGASPRLLRLEAGGERWLGRPTAGEAERGGAQGEAAGEGAGAWSPRH
- the hisG gene encoding ATP phosphoribosyltransferase, with the translated sequence MVAAALSAGGPQAGEALLTLALPKGRLAEEAAGALRAGGLAVPEGTGEQELVRLLPGSAFGRDLRLLWVRPSDVPSYVREGAADAGITGKDALVEEPQGVLERLDLGFGRCRMVVAVRRAEAGRWPELLEEAAAGLTVATKYPRLARRHFLERHGLRPRVLELRGSVEVAATVGMAAAVVDLVQTGATLRASGLVAVEEVLPVSARWIVNPVSLRWKRPLLAELERRLGARAAGEVAAR